The following coding sequences lie in one Kryptolebias marmoratus isolate JLee-2015 linkage group LG5, ASM164957v2, whole genome shotgun sequence genomic window:
- the pkib gene encoding cAMP-dependent protein kinase inhibitor beta, translating into MTEVEPVLDFASSGRSGRRNALPDILGSPAGVNPGDLPLKLAELSLEDGPGEAQSPAAEEPSAPPESSEGKEGL; encoded by the exons ATGACGGAAGTGGAGCCAGTGTTGGACTTTGCCTCCTCGGGTCGCTCCGGGAGGAGAAATGCCCTGCCTGATATCCTTGGGTCTCCAGCAGGAGTGAATCCTGGTGACCTGCCTCTTAAACTGGCTGAGCTGTCCCTTGAAG ATGGTCCAGGTGAAGCTCAGTCACCAGCAGCGGAGGAGCCCTCTGCTCCACCGGAGAGCTCGGAGGGGAAGGAGGGGTTGTAG